One Mycolicibacterium sarraceniae genomic window carries:
- a CDS encoding [protein-PII] uridylyltransferase gives MTKQSRDPAAGASRWEAPAAGSSKPAKDLAGACRQLLEGGQRQLDSVDLRDALLDLHEFWLSAKATEIGITPTSGFAIVATGGLGRREFVPYSDLDLMLLHDNMPVDIVSQVAELLWYPLWDANIRLDHSVRTVPEALTVASEDISAGLAMLEVRHIAGDAELSQLLVGGARRQWRTGIGSRFDELVELTQARWERSGQIAHRAEPDLKCGRGGLRDVQLLNALAIAQLADVYPSHSLASPTGSLGEAHLALLNVRTELHRSSKRGRDQLLAQFADEIGAALRIGDRFDLARVLSDGARTISYYVDAGLRTAANALPKRGLSVLRRPTRRPLDEGVVEFAGEVILARDARPERDPGLILRVAAASATTGLPISGSTLSRLAASAPELRTPWPRDALKDLLVLLAAGPATVATVEELDRTGLWGRLFPEWGAVRDLPPRDVVHIWTVDRHLVETVSRASAFTTRVSRPDLLVLGALLHDIGKGRGGDHSVIGADLAVQVGTRLGLWPSDIDLLAAMVRYHLLLPDTATRRDLQDPKIIARVVEALGGDPVLLELLDALAEADSLATGPGVWGDWKASLIGDLVRRCRLVLAGEPLPQADPIDPHHLSLAADHGVHVEMTPGDGAHTYNVAIIAPDRRGLLSKAAGVLALNSLRVHSASVNSADGSAINTFVVSPHFGAPPAAELLRQQFILALDGELDVIAALEKRDREATQYGTGRVGEHKPAVPINAVPAPPRILWHDGSDEGQLVVEIRTTDRTGLLALLTGVFERAAADIAWAKIITLGSSVVDAFGISVQDLDSVDDVRLQLEKDLYAVLPAPPPAQPVVEAS, from the coding sequence ATGACAAAGCAATCAAGAGATCCCGCCGCCGGCGCTTCCCGATGGGAGGCACCGGCGGCGGGCTCGTCCAAGCCCGCGAAGGATCTGGCCGGGGCATGCCGGCAGTTGCTGGAAGGCGGTCAGCGCCAACTCGATTCGGTCGACTTGCGCGATGCTCTGCTGGATCTGCACGAATTCTGGCTGTCCGCCAAAGCCACCGAGATCGGGATCACCCCCACCAGTGGGTTCGCGATCGTCGCCACCGGGGGACTGGGCCGCCGCGAATTCGTGCCCTATTCCGATCTCGATCTCATGTTGTTGCACGACAACATGCCCGTCGACATCGTCAGTCAGGTTGCCGAACTGTTGTGGTATCCGTTGTGGGACGCCAACATTCGCCTTGATCACAGTGTCCGCACTGTGCCCGAGGCGCTTACCGTGGCCAGTGAGGACATCTCGGCGGGGTTGGCGATGCTGGAGGTGCGTCATATCGCCGGCGATGCCGAGCTGTCCCAACTGCTGGTCGGTGGCGCCCGCAGGCAGTGGCGCACCGGGATCGGCTCCCGGTTCGACGAGCTCGTCGAACTCACCCAGGCGCGCTGGGAGCGCAGCGGTCAGATCGCGCACCGTGCCGAGCCCGACCTGAAGTGCGGCCGCGGTGGTCTGCGCGATGTCCAACTGCTCAATGCGCTGGCGATCGCGCAGCTGGCCGATGTCTACCCGAGCCACTCGCTGGCCTCGCCGACCGGATCGCTGGGCGAGGCGCACCTGGCGCTGCTGAACGTGCGCACCGAATTGCATCGCTCCTCCAAGCGTGGCCGCGATCAGCTGCTGGCCCAGTTCGCCGACGAGATCGGTGCCGCGCTGCGCATCGGCGACCGGTTCGATCTGGCCCGGGTGCTCTCCGACGGGGCGCGCACCATCAGCTACTACGTCGATGCCGGATTGCGAACGGCTGCCAATGCCCTTCCCAAGCGCGGGCTTTCGGTATTGCGCCGCCCCACCCGTCGCCCGCTTGACGAAGGCGTGGTGGAGTTCGCCGGGGAGGTCATCCTGGCGCGCGACGCCCGCCCGGAACGCGATCCGGGCCTGATCCTGCGGGTGGCCGCCGCCTCGGCGACCACCGGGTTGCCGATTTCGGGTTCGACACTGAGCCGGCTGGCGGCCTCGGCCCCCGAGCTGCGCACGCCGTGGCCCCGGGATGCACTCAAAGACCTGCTGGTGCTGCTGGCCGCCGGTCCGGCGACCGTCGCCACCGTCGAAGAGTTGGACCGCACCGGGTTGTGGGGGCGGCTCTTCCCGGAGTGGGGAGCCGTGCGCGACCTTCCGCCGCGCGACGTTGTCCACATCTGGACCGTCGACCGGCATCTCGTCGAAACTGTCTCGCGGGCAAGCGCTTTCACAACCCGAGTGTCCCGCCCCGACCTCCTGGTGCTCGGTGCGCTGCTGCACGATATTGGGAAGGGTCGCGGTGGCGACCACAGCGTGATCGGTGCCGACCTGGCCGTGCAGGTCGGCACCCGGCTGGGCTTGTGGCCGTCGGATATCGACTTGCTCGCTGCGATGGTCCGCTATCACCTGCTGTTACCCGACACCGCGACACGCCGTGATCTGCAGGATCCCAAGATCATCGCCCGCGTCGTCGAGGCGCTCGGTGGTGACCCGGTGCTGCTCGAGTTGCTGGACGCCCTCGCCGAGGCGGACTCGCTGGCCACCGGCCCCGGGGTGTGGGGCGACTGGAAGGCCTCACTGATCGGTGACCTGGTCCGGCGCTGCCGGCTGGTGCTGGCTGGGGAGCCCTTGCCGCAGGCGGATCCGATTGACCCCCATCATCTTTCGCTTGCCGCGGATCACGGGGTGCATGTCGAGATGACGCCAGGGGACGGCGCCCACACCTACAACGTGGCGATCATCGCCCCGGACCGGCGAGGCCTGCTGTCCAAAGCGGCCGGTGTGCTCGCGCTCAACTCGCTGCGGGTGCACTCGGCATCGGTCAACAGTGCTGATGGCTCGGCGATCAATACGTTCGTGGTGTCACCGCATTTCGGTGCGCCACCCGCCGCCGAGCTCTTGCGACAGCAGTTCATCCTCGCCCTCGACGGCGAGCTCGACGTCATCGCCGCACTGGAGAAGCGCGACCGGGAGGCGACCCAATACGGCACCGGCCGGGTGGGGGAGCACAAGCCGGCCGTGCCGATCAACGCCGTGCCCGCTCCGCCGCGCATCCTGTGGCACGACGGCAGTGACGAGGGTCAGCTGGTCGTCGAGATTCGCACCACCGACCGCACCGGGCTGCTCGCACTGCTCACCGGAGTGTTCGAACGCGCCGCGGCGGATATCGCCTGGGCCAAGATCATCACGCTCGGCTCGTCCGTGGTCGATGCGTTCGGTATCTCGGTGCAGGATCTGGATTCCGTCGACGATGTGCGTCTGCAGCTCGAAAAGGATCTCTATGCAGTGCTCCCAGCGCCCCCGCCGGCCCAGCCCGTCGTGGAAGCCAGCTAG
- a CDS encoding P-II family nitrogen regulator yields MKLITAIVKPFTLEDVKTGLEQTGILGMTVSEVQGYGRQKGHTEVYRGAEYSVDFVPKVRVEVVVDDSAVDKVVDVIVQAARTGKIGDGKVWVSPVETVVRVRTGERGSDAL; encoded by the coding sequence ATGAAACTGATTACTGCGATCGTCAAGCCGTTCACGCTGGAAGACGTCAAGACCGGCCTCGAGCAGACGGGTATCCTTGGGATGACCGTCAGTGAGGTGCAGGGATACGGACGCCAGAAGGGTCACACAGAGGTGTACCGAGGCGCGGAATACTCCGTCGACTTCGTACCCAAGGTCCGCGTGGAGGTCGTGGTCGATGACTCTGCCGTCGACAAGGTCGTGGACGTCATCGTGCAGGCCGCCCGCACCGGCAAGATCGGTGACGGCAAGGTGTGGGTCAGTCCGGTGGAGACCGTTGTTCGGGTCCGCACCGGCGAGCGGGGGTCCGACGCTCTCTGA
- a CDS encoding ammonium transporter produces MGAPDTGDTAWMLASAALVLLMTPGLAFFYGGMVRAKGVLNMLMMSISAMGVVTVLWVLYGYSLAFGNDKFNLFGDPSQYFGLKGLIGGTYAQLTPTDPAVSIPLAGTIPQVVFVAFQLMFAIITVALISGAVADRLKFGGWLVFAGLWATFVYFPVAHWVFAFDGVTAEHGGWIATKLKAIDFAGGTAVHINSGTAGLVLAIILGKRLGWPGAPMRPHNLPFVMLGAGLLWFGWYGFNAGSAVGSNGIAGVTFITTTVATGAAMLGWLLTERIRDGHATTLGGASGIVAGLVAITPSCSSVNVVGALAIGAGAGIICALAVGLKYKLGFDDSLDVVGVHLIGGLFGTLMVGLVATSEAPAAVSGLFYGGGFDQLIKQAIGAFAVLGYSAVGTAILALIVKYTIGLRLDREEEASGIDEAEHAETAYDFATAGTGSVLGRHGAEE; encoded by the coding sequence ATGGGCGCGCCGGACACCGGTGACACCGCGTGGATGCTTGCGAGCGCCGCGCTAGTGCTGCTGATGACGCCAGGCCTAGCCTTTTTCTATGGCGGCATGGTGCGTGCCAAGGGCGTGCTCAACATGCTCATGATGAGTATTAGCGCCATGGGCGTTGTCACCGTCTTGTGGGTGCTATACGGCTACTCACTGGCATTCGGCAACGACAAGTTCAACTTGTTCGGCGACCCCAGCCAGTACTTCGGTCTCAAGGGCTTGATCGGCGGCACGTACGCGCAGCTCACCCCGACGGATCCGGCTGTGTCAATCCCGTTGGCCGGGACCATTCCCCAGGTCGTCTTCGTGGCCTTCCAGCTGATGTTCGCGATCATCACGGTCGCCCTGATCTCCGGTGCGGTCGCCGATCGCCTGAAGTTCGGTGGCTGGCTGGTCTTCGCCGGGCTGTGGGCAACCTTCGTGTATTTCCCGGTTGCCCACTGGGTGTTCGCCTTTGACGGCGTGACTGCTGAGCACGGCGGCTGGATTGCCACCAAGCTCAAGGCAATCGACTTCGCCGGTGGCACCGCGGTGCACATCAACTCCGGTACCGCCGGTCTGGTGCTCGCGATCATCCTAGGCAAGCGCCTCGGATGGCCGGGCGCCCCGATGCGGCCGCACAACCTGCCGTTCGTGATGCTCGGCGCCGGTCTGCTGTGGTTCGGTTGGTACGGCTTCAACGCCGGTTCGGCGGTGGGCTCCAACGGAATTGCCGGTGTCACCTTCATCACCACGACCGTCGCCACCGGTGCGGCGATGCTCGGCTGGCTGCTCACCGAGCGGATTCGCGACGGACATGCCACCACCCTGGGTGGTGCGTCGGGCATCGTGGCCGGCCTGGTCGCGATCACGCCGTCCTGCTCGTCGGTGAATGTTGTTGGCGCACTCGCGATCGGCGCGGGCGCCGGCATCATCTGCGCGCTCGCTGTCGGCTTGAAGTACAAGCTGGGCTTCGACGACTCGCTCGACGTGGTCGGCGTCCACCTGATCGGCGGCCTGTTCGGCACCCTGATGGTCGGCCTGGTGGCCACCTCAGAGGCACCGGCAGCGGTTTCCGGCCTGTTCTACGGCGGTGGTTTCGATCAGTTGATCAAGCAGGCCATCGGCGCCTTCGCGGTTCTGGGGTACTCCGCGGTGGGTACCGCTATCTTGGCCTTGATCGTCAAGTACACCATCGGACTGCGGCTTGATCGCGAGGAAGAGGCATCCGGCATCGACGAAGCCGAGCACGCGGAGACCGCGTACGACTTCGCAACGGCTGGCACAGGCTCGGTTCTCGGTCGTCACGGCGCGGAGGAATGA
- the ftsY gene encoding signal recognition particle-docking protein FtsY, translating into MSEGLWIAIAVIAVLLIAAIVVGLVRFRRRQISLRPSSETPAPIDRSGGYTASTGISFSSSAPTPPAPPTADVTGLPGVGDDAALPRDSVKRPIADVRLPEPEVREEPVTEVAPEAPVAPPAPPVEPEAPAPPPVTPAAPALDAIAPAEGRLERLRGRLAKSQNALGRGMLGLLGGGDLDEASWEEVEDTLLIADLGPVVTASVIEQLRSRLAAATVRTEAEARAVLRDVLIAELNPGLDRSIKALPHANKPSVLLVVGVNGTGKTTTVGKLARVLVADGRRVVLGAADTFRAAAADQLQSWASRVGAEVVRGAEGADPASVAFDSVDKGIATGADVVVIDTAGRLHTKTGLMDELGKVKRVVSKRAAVDEVLLVLDATIGQNGLAQARVFAEVVDITGVVLTKLDGTAKGGIVFRVQHELGVPVKLVGLGEGPDDLAPFEAAAFVDALLG; encoded by the coding sequence GTGTCAGAGGGTCTCTGGATCGCTATAGCGGTCATCGCCGTCCTGCTCATCGCTGCAATCGTCGTCGGGCTGGTGCGGTTCCGGCGGCGTCAGATCAGTCTGCGCCCCAGCTCAGAGACTCCCGCACCGATCGACCGATCCGGTGGATACACCGCCTCGACGGGCATTTCGTTCAGCTCGTCGGCACCGACCCCGCCCGCACCGCCCACGGCGGACGTCACCGGCCTGCCGGGCGTCGGTGACGACGCAGCGTTGCCGCGCGACTCGGTCAAGCGTCCGATCGCCGATGTGCGGCTGCCCGAGCCGGAGGTGCGCGAGGAGCCTGTCACCGAGGTAGCCCCCGAAGCGCCGGTAGCCCCGCCCGCCCCGCCCGTCGAGCCGGAGGCGCCAGCGCCGCCGCCGGTCACACCCGCCGCCCCCGCCCTCGACGCCATCGCCCCAGCCGAAGGCCGCCTGGAGCGCCTGCGCGGGCGGCTCGCCAAATCGCAGAACGCGCTGGGCCGCGGCATGCTGGGCCTGCTCGGCGGCGGCGACCTCGATGAGGCGTCCTGGGAAGAGGTCGAGGACACCCTGCTGATCGCCGATCTCGGGCCCGTCGTGACCGCTTCGGTGATCGAGCAGCTGCGCAGCCGGCTGGCTGCCGCGACCGTACGCACCGAGGCCGAAGCCCGCGCGGTGCTGCGCGACGTGTTGATCGCCGAGCTCAACCCCGGCCTGGACCGCTCGATCAAGGCCCTGCCGCACGCCAACAAGCCGTCGGTGCTGCTGGTCGTGGGCGTCAACGGGACCGGCAAGACCACCACCGTCGGCAAGTTGGCCCGGGTCTTGGTCGCCGATGGACGCCGGGTCGTGCTCGGCGCCGCCGACACGTTCCGGGCGGCCGCCGCCGACCAGCTGCAGAGCTGGGCATCGCGGGTCGGCGCCGAGGTGGTTCGTGGCGCAGAAGGCGCCGACCCGGCGTCGGTGGCCTTCGATTCGGTGGACAAGGGCATCGCGACCGGGGCCGATGTCGTCGTCATCGACACGGCCGGGCGACTGCACACCAAGACCGGCCTGATGGACGAGCTCGGCAAGGTCAAGCGGGTGGTCAGCAAGCGCGCTGCCGTCGATGAGGTGCTGCTGGTGCTCGACGCGACCATCGGTCAGAACGGCCTGGCACAGGCGCGGGTGTTCGCTGAGGTCGTCGACATCACCGGTGTGGTGCTGACCAAACTCGACGGCACGGCCAAGGGCGGCATCGTCTTCCGCGTCCAGCACGAACTGGGCGTCCCGGTGAAGCTTGTCGGATTGGGCGAAGGGCCCGACGATCTGGCGCCATTCGAGGCGGCAGCGTTCGTAGACGCGCTACTCGGATAA